TGAAACTGGCTTTACTTCAGGAAAATGAAGAATTGGTTGAAAAATTGAAAGCGATTGTTGAAGCCTTCCGTGCAAAAGGTAAGGAATTTTCCGATGTTATTAAGATGGGCAGAACCCAGCTGCAGGATGCGGTGCCGATGACATTGGGCCAGGAATTCGAAGCTTTTGCAGCAAACCTGGAAGAAGACATTGAAAAACTTAACAACAACGCTAAGCTCTTTGTAGAAATCAATATGGGCGCAACCGCGATTGGTACCGGTTTGAATGCTCCCATAGGTTATGCAAAATTATGTGCTAAGAACCTTGCTGAAATTTCCGGTTACCCGTTCGTTTCCGCGCCGGACTTGGTTGAAGCCACGCCCGATACCGGTTCGTATGTAATTTATTCATCAGCTATGAAACGCCTGGCGGTAAAGCTTTCCAAAATCTGTAATGATTTGAGGCTGCTTTCATCTGGTCCCAGAGCTGGGCTTTTTGAAATCAATTTGCCACCAATGCAGCCTGGATCATCAATTATGCCGGGGAAAGTAAATCCAGTTGTTCCCGAGGTGGTAAACCAGGTATGCTATAAAGTGTTTGGAAATGACCTTACGGTAACTTTTGCCGCCGAAGCCGGCCAACTGCAGCTGAACGTCATGGAACCTGTGATGGCTCATGCGATTTTGGAAAATATCCATTTCCTTGGGAACGCACTGGAAACACTGCGCGAAAAATGTGTGGTTGGAATTACAGCCAATAAAGAGGTTTGCCTGAATTTGGTGAAGCACAGCATCGGGATCGTAACGGCTCTCAACCCTTACATTGGATATAAAAATTCAACAGAAATTGCCAAGGAAGCTCTGGAAACCGGCAAAAGCGTTTATAATCTGGTGCTGGAAAAAGGACTTCTTTCACAGGCAAAACTGGATGAAATTTTAGATCCTAAAAATATGCTTCAACCGCATAATTAAACGCATTGAAGATCCTGATCATCATTCCCGCGCACAACGAGGAAAAAAATATTTTCTATTGCCTGAAATCACTGGAACAGCAAACGTTTGAGGATTTCAAGGTTGTGGTCGTGAATGATGGTTCGACGGATAAAACTGCTGAAATTGCGAAAGAATTTATTTCAAAAAATCCAAATTTCGAGCTTTTAAATCTTGAGAAATCTGAACATCAGCCGGGTGCGAAAGTCGTCCGTACCTTCAATGCCGGACTGAAATCCCAGAGCCTAACCACTTTTGATATTATATGTAAATTTGATGCTGATATCATTTTTCCACAGAATTATCTGAAAAAAATCAGTGAGGTTTATACCATTAATCCTAAGGCAGGAATGGTTTCGGGAATTGTAAAAATCAAGAAGTCGGTTTTTGAAAAAGACCTCGCCTTTGATTTTCAGGACGAAAAAAGGCAATGGCAG
The sequence above is a segment of the Chryseobacterium taklimakanense genome. Coding sequences within it:
- the aspA gene encoding aspartate ammonia-lyase; translation: MVSFRKESDLLGELNVPAGVFYGVQTQRAIENFKISGQKLSSYPKFIKALALVKKSAAKTNYELGLLEEHLYFKIAEACDEVASGKYDDQFPLDMIQGGAGTSVNMNANEVIANVVLEKLGKNKGDYQFCSPNDHINLSQSTNDAYPTSLKLALLQENEELVEKLKAIVEAFRAKGKEFSDVIKMGRTQLQDAVPMTLGQEFEAFAANLEEDIEKLNNNAKLFVEINMGATAIGTGLNAPIGYAKLCAKNLAEISGYPFVSAPDLVEATPDTGSYVIYSSAMKRLAVKLSKICNDLRLLSSGPRAGLFEINLPPMQPGSSIMPGKVNPVVPEVVNQVCYKVFGNDLTVTFAAEAGQLQLNVMEPVMAHAILENIHFLGNALETLREKCVVGITANKEVCLNLVKHSIGIVTALNPYIGYKNSTEIAKEALETGKSVYNLVLEKGLLSQAKLDEILDPKNMLQPHN
- a CDS encoding glycosyltransferase family 2 protein; protein product: MKILIIIPAHNEEKNIFYCLKSLEQQTFEDFKVVVVNDGSTDKTAEIAKEFISKNPNFELLNLEKSEHQPGAKVVRTFNAGLKSQSLTTFDIICKFDADIIFPQNYLKKISEVYTINPKAGMVSGIVKIKKSVFEKDLAFDFQDEKRQWQFENLSSKDHVRGPVKSYRKQCFDDMNGLRTVLGWDNIDVMLAQKHGWEVVTVKSLWVKHLRPTAYKYKNQKAEKLGEYFYNIGLNLPLAAVSSLKSSLKNKSLKEFFITMNAFLRQKSRRVLTSEEISYIRGLRWKNMFSKFKI